From Halanaeroarchaeum sulfurireducens, a single genomic window includes:
- a CDS encoding helix-turn-helix domain-containing protein has protein sequence MSAGIRAQIRIGNATSCPVARASGDGVACYNVSKHVEPDTGRVTEEFATDANGNLEDIDGLESVFSYGQKSVYRFQRDYGDDCACEMVEQYNAPIVEVQAENGDLSLTFHAQTMDDLRDAVSTLRENFDDVDVQRLVSSKNEDGADDLVFVDRGELTARQREVLETAYQLGYFDHPKGANAGEVAEELDITTSTFTEHLAAAQSKLLKTILDGADSVKPRARA, from the coding sequence ATGAGCGCCGGAATACGAGCACAGATACGAATCGGCAATGCAACCAGTTGTCCAGTCGCCCGGGCGTCCGGCGATGGCGTGGCGTGTTATAACGTCTCCAAGCACGTCGAGCCCGATACCGGCCGCGTCACCGAAGAGTTCGCGACCGACGCGAACGGCAACCTGGAGGACATCGACGGGCTGGAATCGGTATTTTCCTACGGGCAAAAGTCCGTCTACCGGTTCCAGCGGGACTACGGCGACGACTGCGCCTGCGAGATGGTCGAGCAGTACAACGCCCCCATCGTCGAAGTCCAGGCGGAAAACGGCGATCTTTCGCTCACCTTCCACGCCCAGACGATGGACGACCTGCGGGACGCCGTGAGCACGCTCCGTGAGAACTTCGACGACGTCGACGTCCAGCGCCTCGTCAGCTCGAAGAACGAGGACGGTGCCGACGACCTCGTGTTCGTCGATCGCGGGGAACTCACAGCCAGGCAGCGAGAGGTTCTCGAGACGGCCTACCAGCTGGGGTACTTCGACCACCCGAAGGGCGCGAACGCCGGCGAGGTCGCAGAAGAACTCGACATTACGACATCGACGTTCACCGAACATCTCGCGGCGGCCCAGTCGAAGCTACTCAAGACGATTCTCGACGGCGCGGACAGCGTCAAACCGCGTGCCCGAGCCTGA